In Paenibacillus sp. BIC5C1, a genomic segment contains:
- a CDS encoding helix-turn-helix domain-containing protein, giving the protein MRETCVPTGVALKDTGFGYTLSLVSGKYKMVILYWLSENKVMRHNELKRSIGTISYKTLSVMLKELEEHDLILRKEYPQIPPKVEYSLSERGKSIMPLLDMMCDWGEANMASAPGLIQC; this is encoded by the coding sequence GTGAGAGAAACCTGTGTTCCAACTGGAGTGGCACTAAAAGATACCGGCTTTGGATATACGCTGTCCCTGGTAAGCGGTAAATATAAAATGGTTATTCTATATTGGCTGTCCGAAAACAAAGTGATGAGGCATAATGAGCTGAAGAGAAGCATTGGTACCATTTCTTACAAAACATTGAGCGTCATGCTTAAGGAGTTAGAGGAACATGATCTGATTCTACGCAAAGAATATCCCCAAATTCCGCCCAAAGTTGAATATTCATTGTCGGAACGAGGAAAATCAATAATGCCACTGTTAGATATGATGTGTGATTGGGGAGAAGCCAATATGGCGTCTGCCCCAGGGTTAATACAATGCTAA
- a CDS encoding NAD(P)H-dependent oxidoreductase: MKTLVIVAHPNPETSVINKRWIEELQQYPEKYTVHELYKVYPDGHIDVQQEQQLIESHDHLVLQFPFYWFSSPPLLKQWLDEVFTYGWAYGSKGDKLQQRKVALAVSAGIKEADYTEEGKYRYTLGQLLTPFETTFYYCDADYRPFFAFYGAEHEPTADELEQSAHNYLRFMENF, from the coding sequence TTGAAAACACTTGTCATCGTAGCACATCCCAACCCGGAAACGTCGGTCATCAACAAACGATGGATAGAAGAACTCCAACAATATCCAGAAAAATATACGGTACATGAACTTTATAAAGTTTACCCTGATGGACATATTGATGTGCAGCAAGAACAGCAGCTCATTGAAAGTCATGACCATCTTGTGTTGCAATTTCCGTTCTATTGGTTCAGCAGCCCACCTCTTCTTAAACAATGGCTGGATGAAGTTTTTACGTATGGCTGGGCTTACGGCTCCAAGGGGGACAAATTGCAGCAACGCAAAGTCGCTTTGGCCGTATCTGCCGGAATCAAAGAGGCGGATTACACGGAAGAGGGCAAATATCGTTATACCCTTGGACAACTGCTAACGCCTTTTGAGACGACTTTCTATTACTGCGATGCCGATTATCGGCCATTCTTTGCCTTCTACGGGGCAGAACATGAACCTACAGCAGATGAATTGGAACAAAGCGCACATAACTATTTACGTTTCATGGAGAACTTCTAA
- a CDS encoding ABC transporter substrate-binding protein, whose protein sequence is MVKKKRLVTLMLLMLVSALVFAGCGGSSGSSGDKELTFMFRGGTDEQKAYQAVVKKFEEEHPGVKVKIIVTAADQYATKLRAAITGNSLPDVFYFNPGDVKAYVNSNVLMNLTPYIENNADVDLDNIWKYGVDLYRYDGKMAGQGDLYGMPKDLGPFALGYNKTLFEKEGIPFPDKDKPYTWDEFIKVNQQATKDTNGDGKPDVFGTGFNVQWALQSFVWSNGADWLDDSKTKVTIDDPKFAEALQFFADMQNKYKITPSIEEAQTLDTYQRWMKGEMAFFPVGPWDMSTFEKLPFEYDLLPFPAGSTGKSATWIGSLGIGVSAKTKHPEEAAALVNYLTASKEGMQQLVDAKVQIPNLLDMADEWAKDTSTKPANKQEFIDIVEDYGRALPGNYTYNAEWYDLFFTDIQPVLDGKITAAEYVKQQQPKMQKLLDKAVEQEKKSQK, encoded by the coding sequence ATGGTAAAGAAAAAAAGATTGGTCACACTTATGCTTTTAATGCTGGTAAGTGCACTCGTGTTTGCGGGCTGCGGAGGAAGCAGCGGATCAAGCGGGGACAAGGAATTGACATTCATGTTCCGTGGTGGCACAGATGAACAAAAGGCATATCAAGCCGTTGTTAAAAAGTTTGAAGAAGAGCATCCAGGTGTCAAAGTCAAAATTATCGTAACAGCTGCAGATCAATATGCGACAAAATTGAGAGCTGCCATTACAGGCAACAGCTTGCCGGACGTATTTTATTTTAACCCTGGTGATGTGAAAGCCTATGTGAACAGCAATGTGCTAATGAACCTGACACCTTACATTGAAAATAATGCGGACGTAGATCTGGATAACATCTGGAAATATGGTGTGGATCTGTACCGTTATGATGGCAAAATGGCAGGTCAGGGCGATCTCTACGGCATGCCGAAAGATCTGGGTCCGTTCGCACTCGGATATAACAAGACATTATTCGAAAAAGAGGGCATCCCTTTCCCTGATAAGGACAAGCCTTACACATGGGACGAATTCATCAAGGTCAACCAACAAGCAACCAAGGATACGAATGGAGACGGTAAACCGGACGTGTTTGGTACAGGCTTCAACGTACAATGGGCGCTGCAGTCCTTTGTATGGAGCAATGGTGCAGACTGGTTGGATGACAGCAAAACAAAGGTAACCATTGATGATCCGAAATTTGCGGAAGCACTGCAATTCTTTGCAGACATGCAAAACAAATACAAAATCACGCCTTCCATTGAGGAAGCGCAAACATTGGATACGTACCAACGTTGGATGAAAGGAGAAATGGCTTTCTTCCCGGTAGGTCCGTGGGATATGAGTACATTTGAGAAACTGCCTTTCGAATATGATTTGCTGCCTTTCCCTGCAGGCTCTACGGGTAAATCCGCAACGTGGATCGGTTCACTCGGTATCGGTGTATCGGCCAAAACGAAACATCCGGAAGAAGCTGCAGCATTGGTGAATTACCTCACCGCTTCCAAAGAAGGCATGCAGCAGTTGGTTGATGCCAAAGTGCAAATCCCGAATCTGCTTGATATGGCTGACGAGTGGGCCAAGGATACTTCAACGAAACCAGCCAACAAACAGGAATTCATTGATATCGTAGAGGATTACGGTCGCGCGCTTCCAGGGAACTACACGTACAATGCGGAATGGTATGACCTGTTCTTCACTGATATCCAGCCCGTACTGGATGGCAAGATTACAGCCGCAGAATATGTGAAGCAGCAACAGCCAAAAATGCAGAAACTGTTGGACAAAGCAGTAGAGCAAGAGAAAAAATCTCAGAAATAA
- a CDS encoding ArsR/SmtB family transcription factor has protein sequence MIYIKDLMSGVNIFKALSSEIRIQIIELLAKNQSLNLNDLATKLGLSNGAITMHIKKLEESGLIEINTAVGKHGIQKICYLNEEKLMVDLRSQEIYNRYEVEIQVGHYSDYQAAPTCGLATRDSIVGEFDDPRYFADPLRIDAEMIWLAEGYLEYRIPNYLKPNQTFSEIQLSMELGSEAPGFCDNYPSDIYFYVNGIEIGCWTSPGDFGNTRGTFNPDWWPPHLNQYGMLKLIRITQEGSYIDGCRISDVTLDEIGLDYKSDIHFRIAVTDGPVNKRGLTIFGKNFGNYGQNLLARVLYNVQEE, from the coding sequence ATGATTTATATTAAAGATCTGATGTCTGGCGTTAATATTTTCAAGGCACTCAGTTCGGAAATTCGGATCCAGATCATTGAACTGCTTGCCAAGAACCAGAGTCTTAACCTCAATGATCTCGCAACCAAACTGGGGCTCAGCAATGGCGCCATTACAATGCATATTAAGAAATTGGAAGAAAGCGGTCTGATTGAGATCAATACTGCGGTTGGTAAACATGGAATTCAGAAGATATGTTATCTCAATGAGGAAAAATTAATGGTGGACCTGCGTTCACAGGAGATTTATAACCGATACGAGGTTGAAATTCAGGTAGGGCATTATAGCGATTATCAGGCAGCTCCTACATGTGGTCTCGCTACCCGGGACAGCATTGTCGGTGAGTTCGATGATCCACGTTACTTTGCTGATCCACTCCGTATTGATGCGGAGATGATTTGGCTAGCCGAAGGTTATCTCGAATATCGAATTCCCAACTACCTTAAGCCCAACCAAACGTTCAGCGAAATCCAGTTGTCCATGGAATTGGGTTCGGAGGCACCAGGTTTTTGCGACAACTACCCTTCGGATATTTATTTCTACGTTAACGGCATCGAGATTGGTTGTTGGACGAGCCCAGGAGATTTTGGTAATACCCGTGGTACGTTCAATCCGGACTGGTGGCCGCCGCATCTGAATCAATACGGGATGCTGAAACTGATCCGTATCACCCAAGAGGGCAGCTATATTGATGGATGCCGCATCTCCGATGTAACTCTGGACGAGATTGGCCTGGATTACAAAAGCGATATCCACTTTCGAATTGCTGTAACGGACGGACCAGTGAACAAACGCGGATTGACGATCTTTGGCAAAAATTTCGGCAATTATGGTCAGAATCTGCTTGCCCGTGTGCTCTATAATGTGCAAGAGGAATAA
- a CDS encoding helix-turn-helix domain-containing protein, whose amino-acid sequence MKWNHFKSKLLLKYTLSYISIFLIPLVILTIIIYHNAVDTLRSEIEQTNVNQLTQAKTVIDDRMKELQDIAFRIAYDEQLTRYWTHHPYYSRESISALVKYKATSSIIDELFLFFRGDDNIYSSQGSENLDVFTGRYKFNTWNKTDMIRDLNNVQFPTIRPAEQVVQGTKVPNSMLAYLVPIAPNNTPAHGTVMYLIHESNLTGLIDSILSDYHGMTYIFDNYGQVLAANYKGETITEQEVKSLFELEPGTHSLSLNQEPHSVVSVKSDAGWTYVTAMPSNQFFSRIVHIRTFVVLVFSFVVVMGTFLAIMLARRQYHPISDLMEFIRLKNNPEPSTTSNELEWIKKTLHDYSQRVDLQEPYARNHILLMLLKHGHTGELPSEFTDNLGIRFNRSHYFVMTLGLEMYDFPSGDHLEQRTVMQLINDMELPELSAYAYGVELPQPDQVALIVGFDAEVGYESSLNARMESIVESLQSMVADHVGVAPAIGIGNNYSSPLQLNQSYIEASTALEASMLHGQGSSTFFNALSGSSEQDSSFWVPKDVLLKLDQSLKQGSYDVAVQMVSTALNTLKSEMPSVPLLRCICFDILNTMLKTASELGIHHVVNQLPRITSYDSLEDLEKKLKGLAAEICAHVEAKSETEESSLMDEIVAYIDTNYSDYDLSLGTISSKFTISSSYFSRSFKEKIGMNFTQYIWQKRMDEVIRLLLHTSDPLKDIITRVGYLDTPNFIRKFKKETGYTPGQYRKMHRPNDSSDSPDDDDEECLG is encoded by the coding sequence ATGAAATGGAATCACTTCAAGTCCAAGCTTCTGCTTAAGTACACACTATCCTATATCTCCATTTTCCTTATACCTCTTGTTATATTAACTATTATTATTTATCACAATGCTGTGGACACGCTCCGTTCAGAGATCGAGCAGACCAATGTCAATCAGTTGACCCAAGCAAAAACGGTCATTGATGACCGCATGAAGGAATTGCAGGACATCGCATTTCGTATCGCTTACGATGAGCAGCTGACCCGCTATTGGACTCACCATCCCTACTATAGCCGGGAATCGATTAGTGCCTTGGTCAAATACAAGGCGACCAGTTCCATTATCGATGAACTATTTCTGTTCTTCCGCGGAGATGATAACATCTACTCGTCTCAGGGCTCTGAGAACCTGGATGTATTCACGGGCCGCTACAAATTTAATACATGGAACAAAACGGACATGATCCGGGATTTGAATAACGTTCAGTTCCCCACGATACGACCAGCCGAGCAAGTCGTTCAAGGAACCAAAGTACCCAATTCCATGCTGGCCTACCTTGTACCGATTGCACCTAATAATACGCCTGCCCACGGCACTGTCATGTACTTGATTCACGAGTCCAATCTGACCGGATTGATTGATTCCATTCTCAGCGACTACCATGGGATGACTTATATTTTCGATAATTATGGGCAGGTGCTGGCCGCCAATTATAAAGGGGAAACCATTACCGAACAGGAAGTCAAATCTCTGTTTGAACTTGAGCCGGGAACCCACAGTCTCTCCTTAAATCAAGAACCGCATTCGGTTGTATCCGTCAAATCAGACGCGGGCTGGACTTATGTAACCGCTATGCCGAGCAATCAATTTTTTAGTCGAATCGTCCATATTCGTACCTTTGTTGTTCTTGTTTTCTCCTTCGTGGTCGTGATGGGCACCTTCCTTGCCATTATGTTGGCCCGAAGACAATACCATCCAATTTCAGACTTGATGGAGTTTATCCGTTTAAAAAATAATCCTGAACCTTCCACAACCAGCAACGAGCTGGAATGGATCAAGAAAACGCTGCATGATTACAGCCAGCGCGTGGACCTTCAGGAGCCCTACGCTCGTAATCATATTCTGCTCATGCTACTGAAGCATGGCCATACCGGAGAACTCCCTTCTGAGTTTACGGACAATCTCGGCATACGCTTTAACCGATCCCATTATTTTGTCATGACATTAGGATTGGAAATGTACGATTTTCCCAGCGGAGATCACCTCGAACAGCGTACTGTTATGCAGCTGATTAACGATATGGAACTGCCGGAGTTGTCTGCTTATGCTTACGGCGTGGAGCTTCCACAACCAGACCAAGTGGCCCTCATCGTCGGATTTGATGCCGAGGTAGGGTATGAATCCAGCTTGAATGCCCGTATGGAGTCTATTGTTGAATCACTGCAATCAATGGTGGCAGATCACGTTGGAGTTGCTCCCGCAATCGGGATCGGCAACAACTACAGTTCTCCATTGCAGCTGAATCAATCCTACATTGAGGCATCAACCGCACTGGAAGCATCCATGCTCCACGGACAGGGCAGCAGCACCTTCTTCAACGCCCTTTCCGGCTCTAGTGAACAGGATTCTTCTTTCTGGGTACCTAAGGATGTGCTGCTTAAGCTGGATCAGAGCTTGAAACAGGGCAGTTACGATGTGGCGGTTCAGATGGTATCAACTGCGTTGAATACCTTGAAATCCGAAATGCCGTCTGTACCACTGCTACGCTGCATCTGCTTTGATATTCTGAATACGATGCTCAAAACGGCCTCGGAGCTTGGCATTCATCATGTGGTTAATCAACTTCCAAGGATCACTTCCTACGATTCGTTGGAGGATTTGGAGAAAAAACTGAAAGGACTTGCCGCCGAAATCTGTGCTCATGTCGAGGCGAAGAGCGAGACGGAAGAAAGCTCCCTGATGGATGAAATCGTTGCTTATATTGATACCAATTACTCAGATTATGATCTCAGCCTGGGTACGATTTCATCGAAATTCACGATCTCTTCCTCGTATTTCAGCCGTTCCTTCAAAGAGAAGATCGGCATGAACTTTACCCAATATATCTGGCAGAAACGGATGGATGAAGTCATCCGGCTGCTGTTGCATACTAGCGATCCATTAAAAGATATCATCACACGCGTCGGTTATCTGGATACACCGAACTTCATCCGTAAATTCAAGAAAGAGACGGGTTATACCCCAGGGCAGTACCGCAAAATGCACCGTCCCAACGACTCCTCCGATTCCCCGGATGATGACGACGAGGAATGTCTTGGATAA
- a CDS encoding glycoside hydrolase family 43 protein, producing MTGFRKKRWALPALLVLVLLLAGQSRAFAAFWNLSGDIAVHDPSIIKEGNSWYTFSTGPGIQVLKSDNGSSWYRVPQIFLSKPSWWASAVPGQSGLDVWAPDVEQYNGKVWLYYSISTFGSNRSAIGLASATSIGAGQWKDEGLVLQTTTANDYNAIDPNLVIDASGNPWLAFGSFWSGLKIVKLDKNTMKPTGSISSIAARPNNGGAIEAPSIVYRNGYYYLFASIDSCCQGVNSTYKMVYGRSTSITGPYVDKNGVNMLNGGGTLLDSGNVKWKGPGGQDVYNGNVIARHAYDADDNGNPKLLINDLLWDSSGWPTY from the coding sequence ATGACAGGATTCAGGAAGAAACGTTGGGCATTACCTGCACTACTTGTACTTGTTTTGCTATTGGCGGGTCAGTCCCGGGCATTCGCGGCATTTTGGAATCTGAGCGGAGATATTGCCGTCCACGATCCATCCATCATCAAAGAAGGAAACTCATGGTATACCTTCTCAACAGGTCCTGGCATTCAGGTCCTGAAATCAGATAACGGCTCCTCCTGGTATCGTGTTCCGCAGATTTTTCTGAGCAAGCCCTCCTGGTGGGCCTCTGCCGTTCCGGGACAGAGCGGTCTGGATGTATGGGCGCCTGACGTGGAGCAGTACAACGGAAAAGTGTGGCTGTATTATTCCATCTCTACCTTTGGCTCCAACAGATCTGCGATCGGGCTTGCGTCTGCAACCAGCATTGGAGCAGGTCAGTGGAAGGATGAGGGGTTAGTACTTCAAACCACAACCGCCAACGATTATAACGCTATTGATCCGAATCTGGTCATCGATGCTTCAGGCAACCCGTGGCTGGCTTTCGGTTCTTTCTGGAGCGGTCTGAAGATTGTGAAACTCGACAAAAACACAATGAAACCGACCGGAAGCATATCCTCCATTGCGGCGCGTCCGAATAATGGCGGGGCCATCGAAGCACCAAGTATTGTGTACCGTAACGGTTATTATTACTTGTTTGCCTCCATTGATTCCTGCTGCCAGGGCGTAAATAGCACGTACAAAATGGTCTATGGACGTTCGACAAGTATCACAGGACCGTATGTGGACAAAAACGGTGTGAACATGTTGAATGGTGGCGGAACCCTATTGGATTCGGGGAATGTCAAATGGAAGGGACCGGGCGGTCAGGATGTGTATAACGGTAATGTGATTGCGCGCCACGCCTATGATGCTGATGATAATGGCAATCCGAAGCTGCTAATCAACGACCTGCTGTGGGATTCCAGCGGCTGGCCAACCTACTAG
- a CDS encoding ABC transporter substrate-binding protein: MVHSMRKIAKVSVALTLSLSLLAGCSSGNESSENKEGNASDTSPMTLTFFGADSNANWNKMQDDVGKEITKQTGITLDAEFAVSDPAQRLALIAASGDYPDLISPKGDLDKLVDAGAMLDLTDLIDQHAPNIQKLFGDQIKRLRYSNDDPSIYVIPTYSAIDGVNFVAGAGFELQHRAVQEAGYPQIKTLQDYENVIRSYLEKHPTDENGNKNIGMTLNADDWHIQITVTNPAAETTGKSGDGEYYIDPETHEATYHFRTEGEKEYFQWLNHMYNTGLLDQESFIQKNDQYLAKVASGRVIGLIDADWGYSDGEKALKAAGKNDQTYGHYSVMLSDQYKDNRYQSTGFMAGWGVGITESAEDPVRAIKFLDFLASEEGQILNYWGVEGKQYTTEDGKRVVPADVQQRIINDNIAFTRESGVGLYTNIGGHYGDGAKDSTDNYYTKNFPEQIIENYTDVEKETLQAYDATTWMDLFPNEKDFPVKPWGAVWNISVPSDDEINIIANKVKDITWKQIPLAVMAKPEEFDAIWNDYQQKLVDADVEKMEQGFTKYVQDRVKLWNE; encoded by the coding sequence ATGGTTCATTCGATGAGAAAGATTGCAAAAGTTTCCGTTGCACTTACACTCTCATTAAGCTTGCTGGCAGGGTGCAGTAGCGGCAATGAAAGCTCAGAAAACAAAGAAGGAAATGCCAGTGATACTTCGCCGATGACGTTGACTTTCTTTGGAGCAGATTCCAACGCGAACTGGAATAAGATGCAGGATGATGTCGGCAAGGAAATTACCAAGCAGACAGGCATCACACTGGATGCCGAATTCGCAGTATCGGACCCCGCACAGAGACTGGCACTGATCGCAGCAAGTGGTGATTACCCCGATCTGATCAGTCCCAAGGGGGATTTGGACAAATTGGTTGATGCAGGAGCAATGCTGGACCTTACTGATCTGATCGATCAACATGCCCCAAACATCCAAAAACTCTTCGGTGACCAAATCAAACGTCTGCGCTACAGTAACGACGATCCTTCCATCTATGTCATTCCTACCTACTCAGCCATAGACGGGGTCAACTTCGTGGCTGGTGCAGGTTTTGAGCTTCAGCATCGTGCTGTGCAGGAGGCCGGGTACCCTCAGATCAAGACACTGCAAGATTATGAAAATGTCATTCGATCTTATTTGGAGAAGCACCCTACCGATGAGAATGGTAACAAAAATATCGGCATGACATTAAACGCGGATGACTGGCACATTCAAATTACCGTGACAAATCCCGCGGCTGAGACTACTGGTAAATCCGGTGATGGAGAGTACTACATTGATCCGGAAACGCATGAAGCAACCTACCATTTCCGCACGGAAGGTGAGAAAGAGTACTTCCAATGGCTTAACCATATGTATAACACTGGGTTGCTTGATCAGGAGTCTTTTATTCAGAAAAACGATCAATATCTGGCCAAAGTCGCTTCTGGTCGTGTCATCGGTCTGATCGATGCAGACTGGGGCTACTCCGATGGGGAAAAGGCGCTGAAGGCTGCAGGAAAAAATGATCAAACCTATGGACATTATTCTGTCATGCTATCCGATCAATACAAGGATAACCGATACCAGTCCACTGGGTTCATGGCTGGCTGGGGTGTAGGCATAACTGAAAGTGCAGAAGATCCGGTCCGAGCCATTAAATTTCTGGATTTTCTCGCTTCCGAGGAAGGCCAAATCCTTAACTATTGGGGCGTAGAAGGTAAGCAATATACGACGGAGGACGGTAAGCGAGTTGTACCCGCGGATGTGCAGCAGCGCATTATTAATGACAATATCGCCTTCACCAGAGAATCCGGCGTAGGCCTTTACACCAATATAGGTGGTCATTACGGGGATGGCGCGAAAGACTCTACTGACAATTATTATACCAAGAACTTCCCGGAACAGATTATTGAGAATTATACGGATGTAGAGAAAGAGACCCTTCAAGCTTACGATGCAACGACCTGGATGGATCTGTTTCCGAACGAAAAGGATTTCCCGGTAAAACCATGGGGAGCGGTATGGAATATCTCTGTGCCAAGTGATGATGAAATCAACATTATAGCTAATAAAGTGAAGGATATTACATGGAAACAGATTCCGCTGGCCGTCATGGCGAAACCGGAAGAATTCGATGCCATCTGGAATGACTATCAGCAGAAGCTTGTTGATGCAGATGTCGAAAAAATGGAGCAGGGATTCACCAAATACGTCCAGGATCGCGTTAAACTCTGGAATGAATAG
- a CDS encoding helix-turn-helix domain-containing protein, producing MSNAYLNWFTADLEFPFYIQYGGHDEDTELHKHVDFSELVIVLNGNATHVVNTEEFFVKKGNVFVINGSTPHAYRDPHDFQICNIMFRPEMLASAGPDLRKSKGFQALFVLEPFYRNIHSYPSKMSLPISNLEYVESLISVMIEEYRSRQQGYQTMLISRFTEMVVYLSRHYETQEKGIEGTNLMHLANAISYIEDHYLEPLTLEEIAGKSNVSIRHLNRIFRSYYQMTPISYLQKLRLEKACYLLKQGNLSITEISYECGFNDSNYFTRQFTKMYGISPKTYRQSL from the coding sequence TTGAGCAACGCCTATTTGAATTGGTTTACAGCTGATTTGGAATTTCCGTTCTACATTCAATATGGAGGACATGACGAAGACACCGAACTTCATAAGCATGTGGACTTTTCGGAACTTGTTATTGTCCTGAATGGCAATGCGACGCATGTTGTTAATACGGAGGAGTTTTTTGTTAAGAAAGGCAATGTATTTGTGATTAATGGTTCCACTCCGCATGCCTACAGAGATCCTCATGATTTTCAGATATGCAACATTATGTTCAGACCCGAAATGCTTGCTTCCGCCGGACCGGATCTGAGAAAATCAAAGGGGTTTCAGGCTTTGTTTGTATTGGAGCCGTTTTATCGCAATATTCACTCCTATCCGAGTAAAATGTCCTTGCCTATTTCCAATCTGGAGTATGTGGAATCACTGATCTCTGTCATGATTGAGGAGTATAGAAGCAGACAGCAAGGATATCAGACGATGCTGATCTCCCGTTTTACGGAGATGGTTGTTTATCTGTCGAGGCATTATGAGACACAGGAGAAGGGGATTGAGGGCACTAATCTGATGCATCTGGCGAATGCCATTTCCTATATCGAGGATCATTATCTTGAACCCCTGACCTTGGAAGAGATTGCAGGGAAGTCGAATGTTTCTATACGGCATCTGAATCGCATCTTTCGATCCTATTATCAGATGACGCCCATCTCGTATTTACAGAAGCTGCGACTGGAGAAGGCATGTTATCTGTTAAAACAGGGGAACCTGTCCATTACTGAAATTTCTTATGAATGCGGGTTTAACGATAGCAATTATTTTACCCGGCAGTTCACAAAGATGTATGGCATTTCTCCCAAAACGTACAGGCAATCTCTATAA
- a CDS encoding glycoside hydrolase family 43 protein, with the protein MMSNYTNPVIPGFYPDPSICRVDEDYYLVTSTFEYFPGVPLFHSKDLVNWRQIGHVLTSAEQLPLSKAGSSGGIYAPTLRHDDGWFYMTTTNVSGGGNFYVRSRKPEGPWSDPIFVAQDGIDPSLFFDDDGRIYFQSACNGNEGEGIYQCEIDILTGNKLTESQFIWKGTGGAAPEAPHLYKINGLYYLMIAEGGTEYGHMETIARSTDPYGPFHPCPHNPILSNRSMKSSIHATGHADLVQAHDGSWWAVCLGIRPAAYPLRHHLGRETFLAPVNWTSEGWPIIGHDGHIEPVMIGPQLPEVQWPHKGTRDDFNVSTLGLDWIFLRNPAPDSWSLTEHPGHLVLRGNPVSLNDNGNPAFVGRRLSHFLCNLAAKMNFDPTHDGDEAGLTVYMNEKYHYDLAITRVNGHKKMIFRRTVGTLRTEVIRDCGAGPAILQIQAQRDIFTFSVQQGSTTGTVLGSGETHLLSTEVAGGFTGVIIAMYAHNPSGEGAPSLFDWFDYEPLD; encoded by the coding sequence ATGATGTCGAACTACACCAATCCCGTGATTCCGGGCTTCTATCCAGATCCCAGCATCTGTCGGGTAGACGAAGATTATTACCTCGTAACCAGCACGTTTGAATATTTCCCGGGTGTACCCCTTTTTCATAGCAAAGATCTTGTGAATTGGCGACAGATTGGCCATGTACTCACTTCTGCCGAACAGCTTCCACTCTCCAAAGCGGGCAGTTCCGGAGGTATTTATGCGCCAACTCTACGCCACGATGATGGCTGGTTCTACATGACAACTACCAATGTAAGCGGAGGCGGCAACTTCTATGTACGAAGCAGGAAACCTGAAGGACCTTGGTCCGATCCTATTTTTGTCGCCCAGGATGGCATAGACCCCTCCCTATTCTTTGATGATGATGGTCGTATTTACTTTCAATCCGCCTGTAATGGGAATGAAGGTGAGGGAATCTATCAATGCGAGATCGACATCTTGACGGGCAACAAGCTGACAGAGAGCCAGTTCATCTGGAAGGGAACTGGCGGTGCCGCACCTGAGGCCCCACACTTGTACAAAATAAATGGCCTCTACTATCTGATGATCGCCGAAGGGGGAACCGAATACGGGCATATGGAAACCATTGCACGAAGCACGGATCCATATGGGCCTTTCCATCCCTGCCCTCACAATCCGATCCTTTCGAACCGAAGCATGAAAAGCAGCATTCACGCCACTGGGCATGCCGATTTGGTGCAAGCACATGACGGAAGCTGGTGGGCGGTATGCCTTGGAATACGCCCAGCAGCCTACCCCTTGCGGCATCACTTGGGGCGTGAGACATTCCTCGCACCCGTGAACTGGACGAGTGAAGGATGGCCTATCATCGGTCATGACGGACATATTGAGCCTGTCATGATTGGCCCGCAGCTGCCTGAAGTCCAATGGCCCCACAAGGGAACCCGGGATGATTTCAATGTGTCCACACTTGGTCTGGACTGGATCTTCCTACGGAATCCAGCTCCAGATAGTTGGTCACTCACAGAACACCCGGGCCATCTTGTTCTGCGAGGAAACCCCGTATCTCTCAATGATAATGGAAATCCCGCCTTTGTAGGTCGTCGCTTGAGCCATTTCTTATGTAACTTGGCTGCCAAAATGAACTTTGATCCAACGCATGATGGCGACGAAGCGGGATTGACCGTCTATATGAATGAGAAATATCATTATGATCTGGCTATAACTCGGGTCAACGGTCACAAAAAAATGATATTCCGACGAACGGTTGGTACTTTAAGAACAGAGGTAATTCGGGACTGTGGAGCTGGACCTGCGATATTACAGATTCAGGCCCAGCGTGATATATTCACATTCTCCGTGCAGCAAGGTTCAACAACTGGCACTGTCCTCGGCTCGGGCGAAACCCATCTGCTCTCTACTGAAGTGGCGGGCGGCTTCACAGGAGTCATCATTGCCATGTATGCTCACAATCCATCAGGAGAAGGTGCACCCAGTCTGTTCGATTGGTTTGATTATGAACCACTGGATTAA